ATACTAATAATTTAACTAGATTGAATGATTTGGAGATATCAAGGATAATGTTTGTCCAAAAACAAGCCTTTCGAAGAAATATTAATCCACTTTGTAATTCGacattttttcttcgatttctgtcttttccaaatattattaaagcAGTGATTTTTGATTCTTTAATCATTttgtatgcctcaatctcattTTACTGAATCACTAGCAATTTTGATGAATCATTAGGTGGATTAAAACTTGATACAATTGAAATATCCTGAAATATCTGAttggttcatttgaactactgccAATACTAATAGATTGAATGATTTGGAGACATCGAGGATAATGTTTGTCCAAAAACAAGCCTTTCGAAGAAATATTAATCCACTTTGTAATTCGacattttttcttcgatttctgtcttttccaaatattattaaagcAGTGATTTTTGATTCTTTAATCATTttgtatgcctcaatctcattTTACTGAATCACTAGCAATTTTGATGAATCATTAGGTGGATTAAAACTTGATACAATTGAAATATCCTGAAATATCTGAttggttcatttgaactactgccAATACTAATAGATTGAATGATTTGGAGACATCGAGGATAATGTTTGTCCAAAAACAAGCCTTTCGAAGAAATATTAATCCACTTTGTAATTCGacattttttcttcgatttctgtcttttccaaatattattaaagcAGTGATTTTTGATTCTTTAATCATTttgtatgcctcaatctcattTTACTGAATCACAAGCAATTTTTATGAATCATTAGGTGGATTAAAACTTGATACAAGTGAAATACCCTGAAATATCTGtttggttcatttgaactactgccAATACTAATAATTTAACTAGACTGAATGATTTGGAGACATTGAGGATAATGCTTGTCCAAAGACAACCCTTTCAAATGGTGAAGTAGTATGAGACATTGTTCTATGTTTTGGATAAGAATTTCAAGAACCTCCTCATAGTGTATacccacaaaaaaaaacagtttctatggttataaaattaaatctaaaactACAATTGAAACCTAacatttttgcaaaaaaatagaaatggtggaattaattatattaaacagCAAGAAATTGAtgcagttttttattatttaaacaaaatgatgTATTTATTATGTTTGGGGCTAAAAAAAATCCGCATGtgatttttgaaagagaaaCCGCAACGGATTTAGTACCATACTTTTCGAAATTGAAGCTGATCAAGTTACTGTCATAACAACAGTTTATTCTAATGAAAATTGATGtggtcaaaatttattttcaacaaaatggtcTACGATTACTACATGAGGTATTCCCTGGTTGCTAATTTTCTAGTTTCGGTAACCGGATCTGgtagatcttgtgatttaacactaTTTTTGTGggattattaattaaatattgttgaAGTGAATTTAATTTCCTATAAAATTCACTCTTTCGAAAGTGATTCAAAGTTAAAGGGACATCCGGAATCAATAATCTATGATGTGGGTCCCCATTAGGATCGTGTACCATAAATCTTGATGAATGCAATAAACCTGGGAAATCATTATGTCAAAACGATTcgttatattttaatatttgattacatACAGGTATTAATTTGACACCATCTGCCCCGTCTCTAATACCCACTGCCCCACCATTCGGGGCCCACAACGGATTCGGCAGTCAGAGGGACGGAAGTTATAGAGGACACAATAACCAACGCAGCGGCGCCTACAATTACAACAACCAAAGGGGGCAGTACAAGCACAACCAGAACAATTCTCAATTCAACCGTAAGGTTATATCGTGATATAAATTTACGagttggtaatatttttttttttttttgtttagagtCTAACAAGGAATTAGCACCGCGTTTTAAGAAGAGTAATTTGATAGTTGGAAAGGACGAAATGGCGGATGTTGAATTGAGACCTAATTCGATGTTGATAACGAAAGCTTCTTCATTGAAAAACAACAATATgatgaataataacaaaagtttAGAACCCACTTTCGCCCAACCGACGACTAAGCAACCCCCGTCGACTTTACTCAAAGATCCATTACCAATAAAACAATTGCCTGCGGAGAAACCGAAGCAGTCCAAAAAAGACAaagtaaaaaattcacaaaaaaaactataaaatttattttttgattatttattgtttttaagggtCCAAATAAGGAGGAGGTGTTGAAGAAGTTCAATACTTTGATAGAGGAATTCTGGAAGGGCGAAGTAGATCTCAAACAAGCTATTAATTCTTATAAAGAACACAAAGTTCCCGATAAATTTGCCAAAGAAATGGTCTTGAGTGGATTATCGACTGCTTTAGAAAAATCCggtaactaaatatatttttatgttgctAAATCgacttgatttcaggtctcttttgttataaaattattttttttttaataatttttgaaaaacagataaaaatttgacttttgtCATAGGTTATCGAAATAGAAATCAttgtttaggtcttttttatcatttataactttttatcttcaatttgtatgttttattcaatatttcgtgGTTCTTTAAagcagttttatttatttttatcccatcgatgatcttttagtctattttctaaatactgagatgtctgtcagTGTAACGATCAGTATAAGAcacttgatatataaattattgttttgttttagattttatttatgagaaattgaagaaatttactAAATTGAATCGAAACTTGACGTTGTatgtcaaaatcaaaataaaatcaaagtttgaacaagaaaaattaatttttttttgataaatcgtgGTTCTTTAAagcagttttatttatttttatcccatcgatgatcttttagtctattttctaaatactgagatgtctgtcagTGTAACGATCAGTATAAGAcacttgatatataaattattgttttgttttagattttatttatgagaaattgaagaaatttactAAATTGAATCGAAACTTGACGTTGTatgtcaaaatcaaaataaaatcaaagtttgaacaagaaaaattaatttttttttgataaatcgtgGTTCTTTAAagcagttttatttatttttatcccatcgatgatcttttagtctattttctatatactgagatgtctgtcctatatcAATAGcgtaaaaattattacaaggcacattattttaaataatttttgaaaaacagataaaaatttgacgtttcgattacTTTCGGTCTtacgaatatcaaaataaaaataaaatcgaagtagaaataattatttgggtcttttttttcttgaatttatgtttttttttatatttagtggTTCTCTAAAgcggttttatttatttttatcccatcgatgatcttttagtctattttctatatactgagatgtctgtcctatatcAATAGcgtaaaaattattacaaggcacattattttaaataatttttgaaaaacagataaaaatttgacgtttcgattacTTTCGGTCTtacgaatatcaaaataaaaataaaatcgaagtagaaataattatttgggtcttttttttcttgaatttatgtttttttttatatttagtggTTCTTTAAAgcggttttatttatttttatcccatcgatgatcttttagtctattttctatatactgagatgtctgtcctatatcAATAGcgtaaaaattattacaaggtacattattttaaataatttttgaaaaacagataaaaatttgacgtttcgattacTTTCGGTCTtacgaatatcaaaataaaaataaaatcgaagtagaaataattatttgggtcttttttttcttgaatttatgttttttttttatatttagtggTTCTTTAAAgcggttttatttatttttatcccatcgatgatcttttagtctattttctatatactgagatgtctgtcctatatcAATAGcgtaaaaattattacaaggcacattattttaaataatttttgaaaaacagataaaaatttgaggtttggATTACTTTCGGTCTtacgaatatcaaaataaaaataaaatcgaagtagaaataattatttgggtcttttttttcttgaatttatgtttttttttatatttagtggTTCTTTAAagcagttttatttatttttatcccatcgatgatcttttagtctattttctatatactgagatgtctgccctatgtaaatAACCTCACAATCATTATAGtatacttgatatataatattgcttgttttgttttttgttgttttagatttttttatatgagaaattaaagaaatttactaaattaatgtttttttttttttcatttatagatGTCGAACAAGAAAAACTAATCAGATTCCTGAGTAATTTGaaagaagataatttgataagtGGCAATACTGTACAAGACGCATTCAAATCGTTGTGTAACGTTTTGGATGAACGAGAAAATGAGATAACGAAAGTAACGAATTCAGCTTCGGTTTTATTCGCTACTGCAATTTGCGAACATTTGGTACCGCTGTCGGATGTGGCGAATTTGACTGAAAACGGCGCTCACCATCCGCTATTCTTGTTGGTATTGCAGAATATACACAAGAAGAGAGGTAAAAGCGAATTGTCGGAGATGTTTAACAAGAGCaaggtatttatttattcaattacgATGCACACCGGTCTTTTATACACTATACACttgactaatttatttaaattcttcgattactttgctgattcgttctgttcactacgactatttattataaactgaccTAAACTGCGCTACAAATCTCCTTATATATGACTAAATAATATCTCAAAAgtctaaaaaaaaatgaaacaaattaataaatagatcTTCttagaaataatgtaaataaaccgcttgctataaaaaaatttgagatgAAACGAATTCCGCAatgtataagaaaaatatgtgcATTCGCCGAAATTTAAAGATTAATAATAGCCAAGCAGGGTCGGTTTAAGGATCCATTTCACGAACTTgtttttaacattattatttgtaCTGTTAGGTTCCCCGTTGGTCTTCACTTCTTGTTGTTGTGTGATTAATGCTTCCTTATCTTCTGTATTAatctttcttcttctattctgcTAAACCGTATTAGTTGTGttcaattttgtatttgaattcaaattttctgtttaaatgTTATTCCTTATTTCATTGTATCTTGTTTTATCTactatttttctcaaaaatctttttttgtactttgaattttgttttttttttgtactttttctcTAGATGTGACTAAATTGTCTTTGTTGTCATTAATTATGGCtttgaattcaaatttactGTTTAAATGTTATTCCTTATTTCATCATATCTTGTTTTATCTcctatttttctcaaaaatctttttttgtactttgaattttggtttttttgtactttttttctatatgtgACTAAATTGTCTTTGTCGTCATTAATTTTGGCtttgaattcaaatttactGTTTAAATGTTATTCCTTATTTCATCGTATCTTGTTTTATCTactatttttctcaaaaatctttttttgtactttgaattttggttttttttttgtactttttctcTAGATGTGACTAAATTGTCTTTGTTGTCATTAATTTTGGCTTTGAATGGGgtttaaatccaaattttctgCATAAATGTTATTCCTAATTTCATCGTATCTTGTTTTATCTactatttttctcaaaaatctttttttgtactttgaattttgtttttttttgtactttttttctatatgtgACTAAATTGTCTTTGTTGTCATTAATTATGGCtttgaattcaaatttactGTTTAAATGTTATTCCTTATTTCATCGTATCTTGTTTTATCTactatttttctcaaaaatctttttttgtactttgaattttggtttttttttgtactttttctcTAGATGTGACTAAATTGTCTTTGTTGTCATTAATTTTGGCTTTGAATGGGgtttaaatccaaattttctgCATAAATGTTATTCCTAATTTCATCGTATCTTGTTTTATCTactatttttctcaaaaatctttttttgtactttgaattttgttttttttgtactttttttctatatgtgACTAAATTGTCTTTGTCGTCATTAATTTTGGCtttgaattcaaatttactGTTTAAATGTTATTCCTTATTTCATCGTATCTTGTTTTATCTactatttttctcaaaaatctttttttgtactttgaattttgttttttttttgtactttttctcTAGATGTGACTAAATTGTCTTTGTTGTCATTAATTTTGgctttgaattcaaattttctgtttaaatgttattcctaatattttttgaatatttttattttcttttttcagatCAACTTGATGTCACAACTTCCTGATAACGACAAAACGAAAGAACGTCTTTCGGAAATATTAGAAGAAAGAGATCTGACGTTCTTGTATCCGCTTTTGCGTATCCAAGCTGATCTGGCACGTCAACTACAAGCGGATCCGAATCCGCAAGCTTTCTATAAATGGatcaaagaaaatttggaaCCATCGAATTTTAACGATCCCGGTTTCATTAACGCTCTCATGACcgtattattaaaatatattactcaggtgagataaaaaaaaacattaaaatataatttaaccaTGCTCTCCGGATACGTTTCTTATACAGCTTAATTCATATTCTAATATTGGTACTTGTggtgttaaaaaattattttttataggaatCTTCTGCTTGCGGTGATGAAAAAGCtattatagaaaaagaaagtgGCCTTCTAAAACGATACCAACCTATTCTGACGGCTTTTTTACGGGACAAATCCAGTTTGCAATTGGTAGCGCTCTATTCACTACAGATGCATTTCCATTCCCTGGGATTCCCCCGTGGACAGTTGTTAAGATGGTTCAACGCTCTATACGATATGGAGATCGTTGACGAAGAGGCGTTTTTAAATTGGAAAGAAGATGTAACAGATGCGTATCCGGGCAAGGGTAATGCTCTATTTCAGGTTAGTCATTCTCTTCTTTCCTATTACTTTAAggatttgaattaattattaacaGAAATTCAACAAGTTATATGTATTGAATGTTGAACAATATTCTGTAGCTGTGTAATATGTGAAGGCCATATAATAAGCGAAAGAAGAATAATCTAacctctttatttttttttaggttaacCAATGGTTGACGTGGTTACAAGAAGCGGAATCTGAAGAAGAGGAAGGAGACGATTGAAGtaggaattaaaaataaaaaattaagtggCGTGATTCTCGCATAATAGtagaagttaaaaaaatgataatttaagttattaaaaagaagaataaacagTGTGGGGCAAATATCGTCtcaatttcactttattttgttATCTCGACAAAAAATTTCTCGTCTTTATTTACggacttttaatttttttcgtaatttacTATGGTAATTTTGGgcattgttttctttttaagaacaattaaatagtataaataatgtttaagtcAATTGTTGCTAGGAAATAGTAGTttttaaattcgttttttttttgtatattaattaaattagtgattaaaattatgttttgtaTTCGACCGTAGGTTTCGTGTTAAAAGTTCAGTCAAAACCATTTGGGTTTTTAGTTTTAGAATATAATCTAAAAACAACGTTTgcattttaaaatttacttcattttattatgaatcAGAACGGATTTAATTTGAAGgggtaaaaaatattacttaaaaaatagatttttgaacaaatacttccataaataatgaataattcaaatttgtaACTTAGTGATTATTGGGGAATCATTCTACTCTAAGTATTTTTATGGAATCGTATAAACTCAATACAATTAAACTACCTTGAAGTATctttttgattcatttgaacTACCATTCACGATAATAACAACCAACAacgacaattttttgtaaagatggatattttttcacttttttagagatttttaaatattccacTTGGATGATTTTTcaagacaaaaaattttgatccaTTTTGTTATTGCACTTTTTTTGATTTCTGTTTTGAAAAAACACAAACAATTACTAGCAATTTTGATGAATCAAAAGGTGGATTCAAACTTGATACAATTGAAATACCCTGAAATATCTGtttggttcatttgaactactgccAATACTAATcactaataattttaatgaatcaTACTGCGGATTCAAACTTAATACGATTAAACTACTCTgaagttttcaattttaacattttttctacgTTTTCGAGACATTGagatagttttttaattattttgtatatctCAAATTCATTTACTTGGATTTCTATAAGAATTTTAATGAACTGATAGTTTTACATATAAATATCCttttggtacatttgaactactgccTATACTAATAACAAATAGCAATTACAGTTTTATATAAAGTTTCGAAGGATTTCAtgccaatattttattgtcaaaCGTGTTTCgattgaactaaaaaaaatcttcattttttgaatagttaatataaaaataattgcaaTTAAAAATGAGGaacgattttgaaaaaactatttcataAATTGCAttatagaatgaaattttcaaaaattgaagagCCCAATAGTACCAGACCCATTAAACAAAAAAGGCGGTTGAAATTTTTTGTGAGACCCTTAGGTTCAATTgtttagttaataatttttgtgtgcGCGAACGATTTATGTCTAACGAACTCTTagtggaatttttttattgtaaaatttaaaaaaaataagttgatCTTAATTAATAATGTTTCCTATTTGTGacagatattttattttcattgaatagtTAAAGATGTAGATCTGTAAGTCGGCGATAGTGTCGTCTCATCTCGGTATTTcgagtttttgttttttcatttttttttctgtaaatggGTATTTAATTTATGAATCAGCCGTTATACacattttatatgatataaacaaagtaaaaacatatttttgtataaacaaataatttcttggTGAAAGATTAGCACATAAAACTACTTATCGTGCTCTAaccataatttttcttttatagagCTTCTCTATTGCTTATCgaataagaaaataaagaaacagagG
The sequence above is drawn from the Diorhabda carinulata isolate Delta chromosome 6, icDioCari1.1, whole genome shotgun sequence genome and encodes:
- the LOC130895376 gene encoding eukaryotic translation initiation factor 4 gamma 2; protein product: MYAQLCKRLSEEAPNFESPNQPTTFRVLLLNKCKLEFENRAAALENNGASYGAGFGGANSEEEEERRQIAKRKMLGNIKFIGELGKLEILSENILHLCIKELLVRRGDDFSEDLECLCQILRTCGRILDTNKGKNLMNQYFERMKMLAESQDLQPRIRFMLKDVIDLRDNGWVPRKAVIVEGPMPINHIKPAEDDRPVGFRRDRNHDRDQDRPNIPDLFRHPMKTRSGLDDMLMGINLTPSAPSLIPTAPPFGAHNGFGSQRDGSYRGHNNQRSGAYNYNNQRGQYKHNQNNSQFNQSNKELAPRFKKSNLIVGKDEMADVELRPNSMLITKASSLKNNNMMNNNKSLEPTFAQPTTKQPPSTLLKDPLPIKQLPAEKPKQSKKDKGPNKEEVLKKFNTLIEEFWKGEVDLKQAINSYKEHKVPDKFAKEMVLSGLSTALEKSDVEQEKLIRFLSNLKEDNLISGNTVQDAFKSLCNVLDERENEITKVTNSASVLFATAICEHLVPLSDVANLTENGAHHPLFLLVLQNIHKKRGKSELSEMFNKSKINLMSQLPDNDKTKERLSEILEERDLTFLYPLLRIQADLARQLQADPNPQAFYKWIKENLEPSNFNDPGFINALMTVLLKYITQESSACGDEKAIIEKESGLLKRYQPILTAFLRDKSSLQLVALYSLQMHFHSLGFPRGQLLRWFNALYDMEIVDEEAFLNWKEDVTDAYPGKGNALFQVNQWLTWLQEAESEEEEGDD